A DNA window from Aquarana catesbeiana isolate 2022-GZ linkage group LG01, ASM4218655v1, whole genome shotgun sequence contains the following coding sequences:
- the LPCAT4 gene encoding lysophospholipid acyltransferase LPCAT4, with amino-acid sequence MSGDHVPEHGDPIEDQDVGVTPFNPFLHEFHPEGFWQKFRFYVLGPILFPLRFLLAAIFLFLMWPIAALRVSGMTEEELSRSIRHRRTILHHLIYALSRTMFFMCGFHWITIRGRRASSSEAPLLVVAPHSTFFDPIVTVVCDLPSVVSRVENLNIPVIGALLRFNQSIMVSRHDPASRKKVVEEVKRRATSRGEWPQVLFFPEGTNGNGQVLLKFKPGAFVAGVPVQPVLMRYPNKLPATIWTWKGNGVLKVLWLTMSQFYINLEIEFLPVYNPSPEEKSDPALYASNMQKFMAKALGKPATEYELMGDTPVTPLGHLKVPLDPKFWELGKILRKAGFSFDSVQGLIDLCLEGVCSRVGLEELAEKLGLTQTDVISRVFSYFPKDASGMIDFREVSLVLAAQDATRSAEELAKLAFDLFSTCDADGCFLLSAEGFSSILRSLVGSPPAESGKVYAELCPRETPGLDRDGFLRFAVRHPCYRHLFLFYLRPPASGRKKPRVQQNGSCSGKTTPGNQFKSD; translated from the exons ttcTATGTCCTGGGTCCAATTCTATTCCCCTTGCGTTTCCTACTGGCTGCCATCTTTCTGTTTCTAATGTGGCCAATAGCTGCACTTCGAGTCTCTGGCATGACAGAAGAAGAGCTGAGCCGGTCAATACGACATAGGCGCAC CATTCTACATCACTTGATTTACGCACTGAGCCGCACTATGTTCTTCATGTGTGGCTTCCACTGGATCACCATCCGTGGCCGCCGCGCCTCCAGCTCTGAGGCCCCACTGCTGGTTGTGGCCCCTCACTCCACCTTCTTTGACCCCATTGTTACTGTGGTGTGTGACCTCCCATCAGTTGTGTCCCGAGTGGAGAACCTCAACATCCCTGTGATTGGAG CTCTGCTTCGATTCAATCAATCCATTATGGTGTCCCGACATGACCCAGCATCACGGAAAAAAGTGGTGGAGGAAGTGAAGAGACGAGCAACCTCCCGTGGGGAGTGGCCACAG gttttgttttTCCCAGAGGGAACAAATGGCAATGGACAAGTGTTACTAAAATTTAAACCAG GTGCCTTTGTGGCAGGAGTGCCTGTTCAGCCAGTGCTAATGCGATATCCTAACAAACTG CCTGCAACAATTTGGACATGGAAAGGAAATGGCGT GTTAAAGGTCCTGTGGCTTACAATGTCCCAGTTTTATATTAACCTGGAGATAGAG tTCTTGCCAGTTTACAATCCAAGTCCTGAAGAGAAATCAGATCCTGCATTATATGCCAGCAACATGCAGAAGTTCATGGCAAA AGCTCTTGGCAAACCAGCAACAGAATATGAGTTGATGGGAGATACACCAGTAACACCATTGGGACACCTAAAAGTGCCATTGGACCCTAAATTTTGGGAACTGGGAAAAATCCTACGGAAGGCTGG GTTCTCATTTGACAGTGTCCAGGGGTTGATTGATCTCTGTCTGGAGGGGGTATGTTCTCGTGTGGGACTAGAAGAACTGGCGGAGAAGCTGGGGCTCACCCAGACTGATGTCATTTCCAGAGTTTTCAGTTACTTTCCAAAG GATGCCAGTGGAATGATTGACTTTCGGGAAGTTTCGCTGGTTCTAGCAGCCCAGGATGCTACACGTTCTGCAGAGGAGTTGGCAAAGTTGGCATTTGAT CTGTTTTCTACCTGTGATGCTGATGGCTGCTTTCTACTGTCAGCTGAAGGCTTTTCGTCCATTCTGCGCTCACTTGTGGGTTCGCCTCCTGCAGAAAGTGGCAAAGTATATGCTGAGCTATGCCCTCGTGAAACTCCAGGACTTGATCGAG ATGGATTTCTTCGATTTGCTGTTCGCCATCCATGCTATCGCCACCTTTTCCTGTTCTATCTGCGCCCCCCAGCTTCTGGACGCAAGAAGCCACGTGTACAGCAGAATGGGAGCTGTTCCGGGAAAACCACTCCTGGGAACCAGTTCAAGTCTGATTGA